From a single Pseudobutyrivibrio xylanivorans genomic region:
- a CDS encoding FeoB-associated Cys-rich membrane protein produces the protein MIVSAIVKSLVKKHKNGGGCGGNCGSCGGCH, from the coding sequence GTGATAGTGTCAGCAATAGTAAAATCGCTGGTTAAGAAACATAAAAACGGCGGCGGATGTGGTGGTAACTGCGGAAGTTGCGGTGGATGTCATTAA
- the feoB gene encoding ferrous iron transporter B, translated as MGIRIALAGNPNCGKTTLFNALTGSNQFVGNWPGVTVEYKEGKYKGDKEVKIVDLPGIYSLSPYTLEEVVSRNYLIDEKPEAIINVIDGTNLERNLYLTTQVVELGIPVVIAINMMDVVEKNGDKINTKKLSEEIGVPVVEISALKNRGLKEIVDAAVKAAKRANAQSPKHRFNGSVEHALAHIEELCLHNINDENVQRWYSIKLFERDEKIQEKLGLSADVIGHIEKDIASCEKELDDDAESIITGERYNYIGTIINECVKKAKKGMTTSDKIDQVVTNRFLALPIFAVVMFLVYFVSVTTVGTWATDWANDGVFGDGWHLFAIGSSDYADAADEFTANQLIVDGYDLIVEETGSEPTGDFEYPVEDEETAAVEYETASLDDYAAAKAYVEANEEPDPADYGVWIPGVPVFVEAGLDAINCNDVVKGLILDGIVAGVGAVLGFVPQMLVLFIFLAFLEACGYMARVAFIMDRIFRKFGLSGKSFIPMLIGTGCGVPGIMASRTIENDRDRKMTIMTTTFIPCGAKLPFIAMVAGAIFGGAAWVAPTAYFLGIFSIIVSGIMLKKTKLFAGDPAPFVMELPAYHWPTVTNVLRSMWERGWSFIKKAGTIILLSTIVVWFCTFFGFVDGAFTMLEEDQIDSSILAGLGKALAWIFIPLGFGDWEATVASITGLVAKENIVGTLAIIYGASGNVYDTMRAAFTNASGMAFLAFNLLCAPCFAAMGAIKREMNNTKWFWTAIGYQCGFAWVIGLIIYQVGRVFTGEGAGVGIVFGLAAIALLVYGVVRKDKYNGNSNSSINSNSDSVSNSKIAG; from the coding sequence GTGGGAATCAGAATTGCACTTGCAGGTAATCCAAACTGCGGTAAAACAACATTATTTAATGCACTTACAGGTTCAAATCAGTTTGTTGGAAACTGGCCTGGTGTTACAGTAGAGTATAAGGAAGGAAAGTACAAGGGTGACAAGGAAGTTAAGATTGTGGATCTCCCTGGTATTTATTCCCTTTCACCATACACACTTGAGGAGGTTGTTTCTCGTAACTACCTTATTGATGAGAAGCCAGAGGCAATCATCAATGTAATCGATGGTACAAACCTTGAGAGAAACCTTTATCTTACAACTCAGGTCGTAGAGCTTGGTATTCCAGTTGTCATCGCTATCAATATGATGGATGTTGTTGAGAAAAACGGCGACAAGATTAACACCAAGAAGCTTTCAGAGGAAATAGGTGTTCCTGTTGTAGAGATTTCAGCTCTTAAGAACAGAGGTCTCAAGGAAATCGTAGATGCAGCAGTTAAGGCTGCAAAGAGGGCAAATGCACAGTCACCAAAGCATAGATTTAATGGCTCAGTTGAACATGCACTTGCTCATATTGAGGAGCTTTGTTTACATAATATTAATGACGAAAATGTTCAGCGTTGGTATTCAATCAAGTTATTTGAGCGCGATGAGAAGATTCAGGAGAAGCTTGGTCTTTCAGCAGATGTTATCGGACATATCGAGAAGGACATCGCTTCTTGCGAGAAGGAGCTTGATGATGATGCTGAGTCTATCATCACAGGCGAGAGATATAATTACATTGGTACAATCATTAATGAATGTGTAAAGAAAGCTAAGAAGGGAATGACAACCTCTGACAAGATTGATCAGGTTGTTACTAACAGATTCCTTGCACTTCCAATTTTCGCAGTTGTAATGTTCCTGGTATATTTCGTTTCAGTTACAACAGTAGGTACATGGGCAACTGACTGGGCAAACGATGGTGTATTCGGCGATGGTTGGCACTTGTTTGCAATCGGTTCAAGTGACTATGCTGATGCAGCTGATGAGTTTACTGCAAACCAGCTTATCGTAGATGGCTATGACCTTATTGTTGAAGAGACAGGTTCAGAGCCTACAGGAGATTTTGAATATCCTGTAGAGGATGAGGAGACTGCAGCAGTTGAGTATGAGACAGCTTCACTTGATGATTACGCAGCTGCAAAAGCTTATGTAGAAGCTAACGAGGAGCCAGACCCAGCTGACTACGGCGTATGGATTCCTGGTGTTCCTGTATTTGTAGAGGCAGGCCTTGATGCTATTAATTGTAACGATGTAGTTAAGGGACTTATCCTTGATGGTATCGTAGCAGGTGTGGGTGCAGTGCTTGGTTTCGTTCCACAGATGCTTGTACTTTTCATCTTCCTTGCATTCCTTGAGGCTTGCGGTTACATGGCACGTGTTGCATTCATCATGGACCGTATCTTCAGAAAGTTTGGTCTTTCAGGTAAGTCATTCATCCCAATGCTTATCGGTACTGGTTGTGGTGTTCCTGGTATCATGGCATCACGTACTATCGAAAATGATAGAGACCGTAAGATGACAATCATGACAACAACATTTATTCCATGTGGAGCTAAGCTTCCATTCATCGCAATGGTAGCAGGCGCTATCTTCGGTGGAGCAGCTTGGGTTGCACCAACAGCTTATTTCCTTGGAATTTTCTCAATCATCGTATCAGGTATTATGCTTAAGAAGACAAAGCTCTTCGCTGGCGACCCGGCACCATTTGTTATGGAGCTTCCTGCATATCATTGGCCAACAGTTACAAATGTGCTTCGTAGTATGTGGGAGCGTGGCTGGTCATTCATTAAGAAGGCAGGTACTATCATCTTACTTTCAACAATCGTAGTTTGGTTCTGTACATTCTTTGGATTTGTTGATGGTGCCTTTACAATGCTTGAAGAGGATCAAATTGATTCTTCGATTTTAGCAGGTCTTGGTAAGGCGCTTGCTTGGATTTTCATTCCACTTGGCTTTGGTGATTGGGAGGCAACAGTTGCTTCAATCACAGGTCTTGTAGCTAAGGAAAACATCGTAGGTACACTTGCTATTATCTATGGTGCATCAGGAAATGTTTATGATACAATGCGAGCAGCATTTACTAATGCATCAGGTATGGCATTCCTTGCATTCAACCTTCTTTGCGCTCCTTGCTTCGCAGCCATGGGTGCAATCAAGCGTGAGATGAACAACACTAAGTGGTTCTGGACAGCCATCGGATATCAGTGTGGCTTCGCATGGGTAATCGGACTCATTATCTACCAGGTAGGCCGTGTGTTCACAGGTGAAGGTGCAGGTGTTGGTATCGTATTTGGACTTGCTGCAATCGCACTTTTGGTTTATGGTGTAGTAAGAAAGGATAAATACAATGGGAACAGCAATAGTAGTATTAATTCTAATAGTGATAGTGTCAGCAATAGTAAAATCGCTGGTTAA
- a CDS encoding FeoA family protein: MTLRDVKIGQTAKVTKITGEGAVKRRIMDMGITKGVEVYVRKIAPLGDPVEITVRGYELSVRKADAEMIEVC; this comes from the coding sequence ATGACACTGAGAGATGTTAAGATTGGCCAGACAGCCAAGGTAACAAAAATCACTGGCGAAGGCGCAGTAAAGCGCAGAATCATGGATATGGGAATTACTAAGGGCGTGGAGGTTTACGTTCGCAAGATTGCACCACTTGGAGATCCTGTGGAAATAACAGTCAGAGGCTATGAGCTTTCAGTTCGTAAGGCCGATGCAGAGATGATTGAAGTTTGCTAA
- a CDS encoding FeoA family protein, which produces MIKRIGGNEEVKRHLQELGFVPGGYVTVVSQIGGNLIVNVKDSRVAVDKQLAQKIMV; this is translated from the coding sequence ATGATTAAAAGAATTGGCGGCAACGAAGAGGTTAAGCGCCATCTTCAGGAACTGGGATTTGTACCAGGTGGGTACGTCACAGTGGTAAGCCAGATTGGAGGAAATCTAATCGTTAATGTTAAGGATTCCAGAGTGGCTGTGGATAAGCAGCTGGCTCAGAAGATAATGGTTTAG
- the arcC gene encoding carbamate kinase, with protein MSKKRIVIALGHDALGTTVLEQWNATKRTAVAVAEFIAQDYQVVITHSNGPQVGMIHTALSEFYQNHPDYTPTPMSVCSAMSQGYIGYDLQQAIRSELVGRGVYKPVSTILTQVTVDPYDEAFYKPTKIIGRVMTAEEAEAEEAKGNHTTQVEGGFRRIVAAPKPMEIVEIDAIKALCEADQVVIACGGGGIPVLTQDNKLKGASAVVEKDTAAGLLASELDADMLVILTSVTKVCRNFGKENQEPLDYISVSEAKKMLEAGEFGATDMAPKIQAAIDYIGDSAIRKVLITKLSDAGNAVGGQTGTMIGK; from the coding sequence ATGAGCAAAAAGAGAATTGTTATCGCACTTGGACATGACGCACTTGGTACTACAGTTTTGGAGCAGTGGAATGCGACTAAGCGCACAGCTGTTGCAGTGGCAGAATTTATTGCCCAGGACTATCAGGTGGTAATCACACACAGCAATGGCCCACAGGTTGGCATGATTCACACTGCACTTTCTGAGTTCTATCAAAATCATCCAGACTACACACCTACTCCAATGTCTGTCTGCTCAGCAATGAGCCAAGGCTACATCGGCTACGATTTACAGCAGGCTATCCGCTCAGAGTTAGTTGGCCGCGGCGTTTACAAGCCAGTATCAACAATCCTCACTCAGGTTACAGTTGACCCATACGATGAAGCTTTTTATAAACCTACTAAAATAATTGGAAGAGTTATGACTGCCGAAGAGGCAGAAGCTGAGGAAGCCAAGGGCAATCACACCACACAGGTGGAAGGCGGTTTCCGTAGAATTGTGGCTGCACCAAAGCCAATGGAAATTGTAGAAATTGATGCTATCAAAGCACTCTGTGAGGCAGATCAGGTTGTCATTGCCTGTGGCGGTGGTGGTATCCCAGTCCTCACTCAGGACAACAAGCTTAAGGGTGCATCAGCTGTAGTTGAAAAGGATACAGCAGCAGGTCTTCTTGCATCAGAGCTTGATGCAGACATGCTTGTCATCCTCACTTCAGTTACTAAGGTTTGTAGAAATTTTGGTAAAGAAAACCAAGAGCCTCTTGATTACATTTCTGTATCAGAAGCTAAGAAAATGCTTGAAGCTGGTGAATTCGGTGCCACAGATATGGCACCAAAGATTCAGGCTGCCATCGATTACATCGGTGACTCAGCCATCCGTAAAGTACTTATCACTAAGCTTTCCGATGCTGGCAATGCTGTCGGCGGCCAGACCGGAACCATGATTGGAAAATAA
- a CDS encoding VanZ family protein, whose amino-acid sequence MKKKIILGILIILWLCFIWGHSMQVAEVSDAESGVFLDFFSKYLPFIPYNDDGMFLVRKAAHFTEYGVLGVLISLEVSCFVTESFRRFIESVGMVLSAAFVDETIQLFVEGRSGQVSDMWVDLAGATLGILLTIIFQSWFRSGRRQHCQHRKA is encoded by the coding sequence ATGAAAAAGAAGATTATTTTAGGGATTTTAATTATTTTGTGGCTATGTTTCATCTGGGGCCACAGCATGCAGGTGGCAGAAGTATCAGATGCAGAAAGCGGAGTGTTCTTGGATTTCTTTTCAAAGTATCTCCCATTTATTCCATACAATGATGATGGAATGTTTCTGGTTAGAAAGGCTGCCCATTTTACAGAATATGGAGTGCTGGGGGTATTGATATCTCTAGAGGTGTCATGCTTCGTCACAGAAAGTTTTAGAAGATTCATTGAATCAGTTGGAATGGTGCTTTCAGCAGCATTTGTAGATGAAACAATTCAGCTCTTTGTCGAGGGTCGCTCAGGCCAGGTATCTGACATGTGGGTTGACTTAGCTGGAGCGACCCTTGGCATTTTACTGACAATTATTTTCCAATCATGGTTCCGGTCTGGCCGCCGACAGCATTGCCAGCATCGGAAAGCTTAG
- a CDS encoding S1C family serine protease → MSDFFNNDNGSNTNEQNNSTYSYKKDEINQGESYYQWSPYDDGNRAKKKKQSTFGKKLGRTAAVALVFGLIAGLAFQSVVVVSNKLIDANSQTAIETTKSDDSSSEKEKVSSTSTAVGTTASTKITTDVSEIAQNVLPAIVQVTNVGIKEYQTLFGLYQQPTTSAGSGIIVSQDDNYIYIATNNHVVSGAETLTITFNDGEAVEGTIKGTDSSCDLAVVSVAVSDIKADTLSAIKVATLGDSDATVVGEAAIVIGNALGYGTSVTDGIISAKDREVSIQDDDGNTVTNSLIQTNAAVNPGNSGGALLNAKGEVIGIVSAKLSSEQVEGMGYAIPISYAWNIIQQMIDNDVVSELDASYIGIAGKDITQEMSEQYNVPVGVYVAQVVTGSGAEAAGIKVEDVITSFNGRKVTSVNTLNNIMKYIPAGTTVEITVARADNDYQEETLEVTLTRKIDKVQ, encoded by the coding sequence ATGAGCGATTTTTTCAACAATGACAATGGCTCAAACACAAATGAGCAGAACAACTCAACATATTCCTATAAGAAAGATGAAATTAATCAGGGTGAGTCCTATTACCAGTGGTCACCATATGATGATGGCAATAGAGCAAAAAAGAAAAAGCAGAGTACCTTTGGCAAGAAGCTTGGACGTACAGCAGCAGTTGCTTTAGTTTTTGGTCTTATTGCAGGTTTGGCATTCCAATCAGTAGTGGTTGTTTCAAACAAGCTGATAGATGCAAATTCACAGACGGCAATCGAAACCACCAAGTCAGATGATTCTTCTTCCGAGAAGGAAAAGGTTTCATCAACAAGTACAGCAGTTGGAACCACAGCTTCCACAAAGATTACAACTGATGTTTCAGAGATTGCACAGAATGTACTTCCTGCAATCGTTCAGGTTACAAATGTAGGAATCAAGGAATACCAGACACTGTTTGGTCTATACCAGCAGCCAACTACATCAGCTGGTTCTGGAATCATTGTTTCACAGGATGATAATTATATTTACATTGCTACAAATAATCACGTAGTCAGCGGTGCAGAGACACTTACAATCACCTTCAATGATGGAGAGGCTGTCGAGGGCACAATAAAGGGAACAGATTCTTCCTGCGACCTTGCAGTTGTATCCGTAGCTGTTTCAGATATCAAGGCTGACACACTTTCAGCAATCAAGGTTGCAACACTTGGCGATTCTGATGCAACAGTCGTTGGTGAGGCGGCAATAGTAATTGGTAATGCCCTTGGCTATGGTACATCAGTTACAGATGGTATCATCTCTGCAAAGGACAGGGAAGTTTCAATCCAGGACGATGACGGAAATACAGTTACTAATTCACTCATCCAGACAAATGCAGCAGTAAATCCTGGAAACTCAGGTGGTGCGCTTCTTAACGCAAAGGGTGAGGTTATCGGTATCGTTTCTGCAAAGCTTTCAAGTGAGCAGGTTGAAGGCATGGGTTATGCAATCCCAATCAGCTATGCATGGAACATCATCCAGCAAATGATTGACAATGATGTAGTTTCAGAACTTGATGCTTCTTACATCGGTATTGCAGGCAAGGATATCACTCAGGAGATGTCTGAGCAGTACAACGTACCTGTTGGCGTTTATGTAGCGCAGGTTGTTACAGGATCTGGCGCAGAGGCTGCTGGCATCAAGGTAGAGGATGTCATCACAAGCTTCAACGGTCGTAAGGTTACTTCAGTAAATACACTGAACAATATCATGAAGTACATCCCGGCTGGCACCACTGTAGAAATCACAGTTGCCCGTGCAGACAACGACTATCAGGAGGAAACACTGGAGGTTACTCTTACAAGAAAAATTGATAAAGTACAGTAA
- the glmS gene encoding glutamine--fructose-6-phosphate transaminase (isomerizing), which yields MCGIVGYVGKSQAAPILLDGLSKLEYRGYDSAGMAVYDGKKIEFEKAKGRLRLLSEKTHDGETLPGTIGIGHTRWATHGEPSETNAHPHLNEAETIAVVHNGIIENYAKLKEKLIGRGYNFKSETDTEVVAHLLDYYYKQGNDPLACVTKVMHRVEGAYALGIIFADYPDTIFSVRKDSPLIVGLGKDGNLIASDVPAVLKYTRNVYFIENEEIAKLTENSIEFYDVDGQPIEKQSKTIDWDVDAAEKGGYDHFMIKEIHEEPKTVRDTISPRIKDNTVDIEELGMTDEEIKSISRIRIVACGSAYHTGVTAKYVFEDMARIPVEVDIASEFRYRNPILQDNELVIAVSQSGETADTKEAVRMARAMGNMTLAIVNVVGSSIAREAEKVMYTWAGPEISVATTKAYSAQLVAFYLLAMKFAEVRGLLKPEEMKELITDLKMLPEQIEMLLGNKERIQKFANRFVAAKDVFFIGRGIDYAIALEGSLKLKEISYIHSEAYAAGELKHGTISLIEEGTLVGAVATQDSVYAKTVSNIVECKTRGAFILAVTTVGNEDIEKVADYVMYVPKTNRYFTNSLAIIPLQLFGYYVSVGKGYDVDHPRNLAKSVTVE from the coding sequence ATGTGTGGAATAGTTGGATATGTTGGAAAGTCACAGGCTGCACCAATTCTTTTAGATGGTCTTAGCAAGCTTGAATACAGAGGCTACGACTCAGCAGGTATGGCTGTTTATGATGGAAAGAAGATCGAGTTTGAAAAGGCAAAGGGACGTCTTCGTCTCCTTTCAGAGAAGACTCATGATGGTGAGACACTGCCTGGAACAATCGGTATTGGTCACACACGTTGGGCTACTCATGGTGAGCCTAGCGAGACAAATGCTCATCCACATCTCAACGAAGCGGAGACTATTGCAGTAGTTCACAATGGTATTATCGAGAACTATGCAAAGCTTAAGGAAAAGCTCATCGGCCGTGGCTACAACTTCAAGTCAGAGACAGATACAGAGGTTGTTGCACACCTTCTTGATTATTATTACAAGCAGGGTAATGATCCACTTGCATGTGTGACAAAGGTTATGCACCGTGTTGAGGGTGCTTATGCACTTGGAATCATCTTTGCAGATTATCCTGATACTATTTTTTCAGTTAGAAAGGACAGCCCACTTATCGTTGGTCTTGGAAAGGACGGCAATCTTATTGCTTCTGATGTTCCAGCTGTTCTTAAGTATACACGCAATGTTTACTTCATCGAGAATGAGGAAATTGCAAAGCTTACAGAGAACTCAATTGAGTTCTATGATGTTGATGGTCAGCCAATCGAGAAGCAGTCTAAGACAATTGACTGGGATGTTGACGCAGCAGAAAAGGGTGGCTACGACCACTTCATGATTAAGGAAATTCACGAGGAGCCAAAGACTGTTCGTGATACTATCAGCCCTCGTATCAAGGACAATACAGTTGATATCGAAGAGCTTGGTATGACAGATGAGGAAATCAAGTCTATTTCCCGCATCCGTATCGTTGCTTGCGGTAGTGCTTATCACACAGGTGTTACAGCAAAGTACGTATTTGAGGATATGGCACGTATCCCTGTAGAGGTTGATATTGCATCAGAGTTCAGATACCGCAATCCTATTCTTCAGGATAATGAGCTCGTTATAGCAGTTTCACAGTCAGGTGAGACAGCCGATACAAAGGAAGCTGTACGTATGGCTCGCGCAATGGGCAATATGACTCTGGCTATCGTAAACGTAGTTGGTTCATCTATCGCCCGCGAAGCTGAAAAGGTTATGTACACTTGGGCAGGCCCTGAGATTTCAGTTGCTACAACAAAGGCATACTCAGCACAGCTCGTAGCTTTCTATCTTCTTGCTATGAAGTTCGCAGAGGTTAGAGGACTTCTCAAGCCTGAGGAGATGAAGGAGCTCATCACAGATTTAAAGATGCTTCCAGAGCAGATTGAGATGCTTCTTGGAAACAAGGAACGTATTCAGAAGTTTGCAAACAGATTTGTTGCTGCAAAGGATGTATTCTTTATCGGTCGTGGTATCGACTATGCAATTGCCCTTGAGGGTTCACTTAAGCTCAAGGAAATTTCATATATTCATTCAGAGGCTTATGCAGCAGGTGAGCTGAAGCACGGTACAATTTCTCTTATTGAGGAGGGTACACTTGTCGGCGCTGTTGCTACACAGGATAGTGTTTACGCAAAGACTGTTTCAAACATCGTAGAGTGCAAGACTCGTGGCGCTTTCATTCTTGCGGTTACAACAGTTGGAAACGAGGACATTGAGAAGGTAGCGGACTATGTAATGTATGTTCCAAAGACAAACCGTTACTTTACAAACTCGCTTGCTATCATTCCACTCCAGCTCTTCGGTTACTACGTATCAGTTGGAAAGGGATATGATGTAGATCATCCTAGAAACTTAGCAAAGTCAGTTACTGTTGAATAA
- a CDS encoding LCP family protein has protein sequence MSNFDDYDLSIDEWDSPRRRPQGTRSSNGRQAGTRSSSNTRRSSASGRSSADRPSGQRQRPSGQGSRPSGTRPTGQRPSNNRNRRPSKAARKKKIRTKIIVIEIVILIILALVFFLWSKFGKVNWDNINMDTVEVNNLDEATTEVLSQYTTIALFGVDNRSNGNLDSGNSDAIILVSINNDTKDVKMLSVQRDTYLQVDKDLYRKCNYAYNHGGVEKALEMLNTNLDIKIDGYVSVDFYALAKIVDDLGGLDLEVTSKMISTDNPETHINALAGYIAEVENVLNYYPDEEEGWKYSDCFFDSPGMYHMNGAQVVGYCRNRYAVNNDYGRSELQRNVIKLIVEKAKGASVSQLNKIADDVFPKISTSLSLTQCIGMATEVGKYNMAESSGFPFALKTKTVSKKTGSVVVPCTLTSNVAQLHQFLYNQDNYDPTDDMVDVISDHIVNETGLNESSAEINQTIDGQ, from the coding sequence ATGAGTAATTTTGACGATTACGATTTGAGCATTGACGAGTGGGATTCTCCTAGAAGACGTCCACAGGGTACTCGCAGCTCAAACGGCAGACAGGCAGGCACCAGATCTTCAAGCAATACCAGACGATCATCAGCTTCAGGCAGAAGCTCAGCAGATAGACCATCAGGACAGAGACAGCGTCCATCAGGACAGGGCTCAAGACCTTCAGGTACCAGACCAACAGGTCAGCGACCTTCTAACAACAGAAATCGCAGACCAAGCAAGGCGGCACGTAAGAAAAAGATTCGTACCAAGATTATTGTTATCGAGATTGTTATCTTAATTATTCTCGCACTTGTATTCTTCCTTTGGAGCAAGTTCGGCAAGGTTAATTGGGACAATATCAATATGGATACAGTCGAGGTTAACAACCTTGATGAGGCCACAACAGAGGTTCTGAGTCAGTACACCACCATCGCTCTTTTCGGTGTAGATAACCGTTCAAACGGAAATCTTGACAGTGGTAACTCAGATGCCATCATCCTTGTTTCTATTAATAATGATACAAAGGATGTTAAGATGCTTTCGGTTCAGCGTGATACCTACCTTCAGGTGGATAAGGACCTTTATCGCAAGTGTAACTATGCTTACAACCACGGTGGAGTTGAGAAGGCTCTCGAGATGCTCAACACCAACCTGGATATCAAGATTGACGGATATGTTTCTGTTGATTTCTATGCTTTGGCAAAGATTGTTGATGACCTTGGCGGTCTCGACCTTGAGGTTACAAGCAAGATGATTTCTACAGACAATCCTGAGACACATATCAATGCTCTCGCAGGTTATATCGCAGAGGTTGAAAATGTCCTTAATTACTATCCTGACGAGGAAGAGGGATGGAAATACAGTGATTGCTTCTTTGATTCACCAGGAATGTATCACATGAATGGTGCGCAGGTAGTTGGATATTGCCGAAACAGATATGCAGTTAATAATGATTACGGTCGAAGCGAGCTTCAGCGTAATGTTATCAAGCTTATCGTTGAGAAGGCAAAGGGCGCAAGCGTTTCTCAGCTCAACAAAATTGCTGATGACGTATTCCCTAAGATTTCTACCAGCCTTTCACTTACACAGTGCATCGGAATGGCTACAGAGGTTGGAAAGTACAACATGGCAGAGTCTTCAGGATTCCCATTTGCACTCAAGACCAAGACAGTCAGCAAGAAAACAGGTAGCGTCGTTGTACCATGTACGCTTACTTCAAACGTAGCGCAGCTTCATCAGTTCCTTTACAATCAGGATAATTATGATCCTACAGATGATATGGTCGATGTTATTAGCGACCACATTGTAAATGAGACTGGATTGAATGAATCTAGTGCGGAGATTAACCAGACCATAGACGGTCAATAA
- a CDS encoding glycosyltransferase family 2 protein — MNGAYFSLIVWTHDTNMDQFKDMLESIDEQEYREFELYILDDNPTNTIEVTIKEFFPDIVDKVHYRRLKKKVGGAYALNVGAHFAEGDNLVFIGQHDRLSYHTLKAINEKIDELKGIIVDEDGNRNVIETALKDTLSDNSYIIYADHDELIGLDRRNPHFKTGFNKELLLQTNYIGDFLCISKEAFKKLGTFNEKAKYAYVYEYLLRACFKKIPIEHIPYLLYHKRTSDKMMTKEERKAANYSGKEHLALALSYLRQSGVLCDGRVDPSLKKWHIEYDDSSFRRFSGDYKFIKEENVQFITRNNAKKMYAYLSQPDVAVVGIRFLGRGFTYDNAGYIVSEDGSQYPAFHGQRIFRDTYEGLGSMARDVSTVDGACCMIDAKVFRMLRGFDTSLTGEDALLDFCLRARARGFRTVVVPKCVARYKNRPERAVEKQEPKSEKEQENELENQSEEAVENENFGTKKISPVHARLMEKHGDLIEKGDRFYNKNLPLGMDNFILPGTGE, encoded by the coding sequence ATGAATGGCGCATATTTTTCCCTGATTGTCTGGACACACGATACAAATATGGACCAGTTTAAGGACATGCTTGAGTCCATCGACGAGCAGGAATATCGCGAGTTCGAGTTGTATATTTTAGACGACAATCCAACGAATACAATCGAGGTGACTATCAAGGAATTCTTCCCGGATATTGTTGATAAGGTTCACTATCGCCGCCTTAAGAAAAAGGTGGGGGGAGCCTATGCGCTAAATGTTGGCGCTCATTTTGCTGAGGGTGACAACTTGGTTTTTATCGGCCAGCATGACAGATTAAGCTATCACACACTGAAGGCTATAAATGAAAAAATCGATGAACTGAAGGGTATAATTGTAGATGAGGATGGCAACAGAAATGTCATTGAAACAGCGTTGAAGGATACCCTCTCAGATAACAGCTATATCATTTATGCGGATCATGACGAGCTTATTGGATTGGACAGACGCAATCCTCATTTTAAGACTGGCTTCAATAAGGAGCTTTTACTTCAGACAAATTATATTGGTGATTTTCTGTGTATTTCCAAGGAGGCTTTCAAGAAGCTTGGCACCTTCAATGAGAAGGCTAAATATGCCTACGTCTACGAGTATTTACTGCGTGCCTGCTTCAAAAAGATTCCTATCGAGCACATCCCATATCTTCTTTATCACAAGAGAACCTCTGACAAGATGATGACAAAAGAGGAGCGAAAGGCCGCAAATTACAGCGGCAAGGAGCATCTTGCACTGGCTCTTTCTTACCTTAGACAAAGTGGCGTGCTTTGTGATGGGCGCGTGGATCCTTCCTTGAAAAAATGGCACATTGAATATGACGATAGCAGCTTCCGCCGCTTTAGTGGCGATTACAAATTTATAAAGGAAGAAAACGTTCAGTTTATCACTAGAAATAATGCCAAGAAAATGTACGCCTATCTGTCTCAACCAGACGTTGCTGTGGTTGGTATCAGATTTTTGGGACGGGGCTTCACCTATGATAACGCAGGTTATATCGTGTCTGAGGATGGCAGTCAGTACCCAGCATTTCACGGCCAGAGAATTTTTAGGGACACCTATGAGGGCCTTGGAAGCATGGCAAGGGATGTGAGCACAGTTGATGGTGCATGCTGCATGATTGATGCCAAGGTTTTCAGAATGCTTCGAGGCTTTGATACAAGCCTTACAGGGGAGGATGCGCTTCTTGATTTCTGCCTGAGAGCAAGAGCCAGAGGCTTCCGCACAGTGGTAGTTCCAAAGTGTGTGGCAAGGTATAAAAACAGACCTGAAAGGGCCGTGGAGAAGCAAGAGCCCAAGTCTGAAAAAGAGCAGGAAAACGAATTAGAGAATCAGTCAGAAGAAGCAGTTGAAAATGAGAATTTTGGGACAAAAAAAATCTCACCTGTGCATGCAAGATTAATGGAAAAACATGGTGATTTAATAGAAAAAGGTGATAGATTTTACAATAAAAATCTGCCTTTGGGAATGGATAATTTTATATTGCCAGGAACGGGCGAATAA